A DNA window from uncultured Methanoregula sp. contains the following coding sequences:
- a CDS encoding malate dehydrogenase, translated as MAKVTIIGATGNVGMFAAHAISAIPHVSEILLHGREGREALLKGIAQDLGDSFAARGTDIRVNWTTNLKDIAGSDVVIITAGVPRTPDQDRMDLATGNGRIIAALAREIGAIAPNTKILMVTNPVDVMTSVALKYSGLEPHQVFGLGTHLDSMRLKSLIASYFHVHVSEVHTRIIGEHGESMVPLWSATTIGGIKISNLPDFSHLPMQDIITSVKCSGQSIIQNKGSTVYGPGEAIASLVRTVLSDENRILTVSAYIKSEVHGMGDVCIGVPARINNKGVFPIAIRLEESEAIAFRESVEKIRESTKKVLAFLEE; from the coding sequence ATGGCAAAAGTGACCATTATTGGTGCGACCGGCAACGTCGGTATGTTTGCCGCCCACGCGATTTCAGCAATTCCCCACGTGAGTGAGATCCTTCTCCATGGAAGGGAAGGACGAGAGGCTCTTTTAAAAGGCATTGCTCAGGACCTCGGGGACTCATTTGCTGCGCGGGGAACCGACATCCGTGTCAACTGGACCACAAATCTCAAAGATATTGCCGGATCCGATGTAGTCATCATCACCGCCGGAGTACCCCGCACACCAGACCAGGATCGTATGGATCTTGCAACCGGTAACGGGAGAATCATCGCAGCTCTTGCCCGGGAGATTGGTGCAATAGCGCCGAACACCAAGATTCTCATGGTGACAAATCCCGTCGATGTCATGACATCGGTTGCCCTGAAATATTCAGGCCTTGAGCCCCACCAGGTCTTTGGCCTTGGCACACACCTGGATTCCATGCGTCTGAAGTCGCTCATCGCCTCTTACTTCCATGTTCACGTCAGCGAAGTCCACACGCGCATTATCGGCGAACATGGGGAGAGCATGGTCCCGCTCTGGTCAGCAACCACGATTGGTGGTATCAAGATCTCGAATCTGCCGGATTTTTCGCACCTGCCCATGCAGGATATCATCACATCGGTCAAGTGCAGCGGACAGTCTATCATACAAAATAAAGGATCCACGGTCTATGGGCCGGGTGAGGCTATTGCGTCACTGGTCAGGACAGTTCTTTCCGATGAAAACCGCATTCTCACCGTGTCTGCATATATCAAAAGCGAAGTGCACGGCATGGGGGATGTCTGCATCGGTGTTCCCGCCCGAATCAACAACAAAGGGGTTTTTCCCATTGCTATTCGTCTTGAAGAATCGGAAGCTATTGCCTTCCGCGAGTCTGTTGAAAAGATCCGGGAAAGTACGAAAAAAGTTCTTGCGTTTCTGGAAGAATAA